A segment of the Lycium ferocissimum isolate CSIRO_LF1 chromosome 5, AGI_CSIRO_Lferr_CH_V1, whole genome shotgun sequence genome:
CTCTCAATCTTGGGAATATCAATGTCATGTGGTCTATCTTCAGGTCCTTCTGCAGATATGCTTTGTGGGCTTCTATTCCTTGTCCCACGAGCTTATTTCCAAACCTTGTATTTCTTCTTGAAACTTTCTAGCTTGAGCTCGTGTTGTTGGACCACTTGGTATTTGTAGTTTTTGAGGAGAGTTTTGGTCAGCCTTGCTCACATCAGTATAACTTCTTGATGCCGAATACTCCAACCTACTAAAAACAAGTCAGCCAGCAACCACATCTCCCCGAATGCAAGCTCAGTAATGAAGCTTCTTTGCATCTCGTCCCTCCAGGATCTCTTAAAGAGTTGACTTTTCAGGGTGGACTTTTAGTATGCTTCTGTGTGAGATAAGCTAAAAACGGATAAAATTAAAGCGGATAAAATTGCAGAATGTTTAAAGTCATATTATCAGCAAAATCGCCTTTACGCTTATGATTGTCATAATGAAGAACAcagaaaatcaacaaaaaacaCTAATCCAAGTTGGCTAAACCAACAATAGTTTATTATAAATCGAAGATGCAGATTACCAGAAAGGTAAATCCGCAGAACCGATCCTCAAAAAGTCCGTGCACAAAAAGATTTATCGCTTATCTGATAAAAGAATAACCAAAAAATAGCTCTAATTAGTAATGCCCAAGCCAATGTACGTAGAAAGCACACCCAATTCCAAGAATTTTTCAAAAGCTTGAAGGGTTCAACAATGGTAACTTCAACAATAACAGTTGAGagagaatgaatgaaaatcgAGGAAGAAAACCGTGAACGAAGAAGGAACAAGAGAAGCAAAGACTTCATACAAGAGATCCACCAATAGATTTGAGAGATTTTCAGAGCATTTCGAtctagaaaatggaagaaaaatagtGCGAAAATGACGTTAAGAGAAGGGCAAATCATTTTGATATTtctatttgaatttattttattatttactaTTACTTTGTTATTGTAGTTTCTGAAAACCTTGAAGCTGATTTCTGACGTcatataaatacttttaaataaacTAGTCTCTGTAGACGTGCGTTACTACGTCAGCTTtagaaatttttatttattagaaAATGTGTGCAAaagatagtaaaaaaaaattgcattaatattaagaaaatatttatagtTGAGCTAGGAAATAGAAATCAAGGTAGTACAAATCTAAAAATAGAAATCAAGGTAGTACAAATCTAACTTCATAAACTTCAATTTGCTCTCGGGATAGTTCTTTGAAATACTTGATATTGGTTTGGTtacattttcttaaattaactCCAACCTTACGTTTCTACATcattcactttatttggtataagataaagaatgaGATTAAAATACCCAATAAGAAGATGGCTGAAAAAGTAATACTAACAAATGAACAATAatgccaaaaattaaattaaaagtaGTTGCATTCATATGTTACTTGATCTCAATTATTGTATTGAAGTTTTTATTCAAACAAAATGTTGTCatgtaaaaaatttaaaggaaacatataataaaaaacaaaaaacgaCAGTAGTAAGAACTGCTAGGGAAAAAGTTTTTCTTAGTTTTATTTTGCTAGAACTTGCTAATTTCTTAAAATTCAAAGATAATGAGTAAGTAGAGTCCTTATTTCCTACTAACTCAAATTTATAAacgaaaagaaaaggaagtaaCGTTGGTTTTAGGATTTTGGGTTTTCAGTTTGATTCGAAGTCCTAGATATtaggaaataattaatattacaaTTTTATCCAATATGAAATGAACTTTTTAGAGAAGATTTTAACTAATAAGGGTacaaaagtcgttcaatatttaaaggatattttggtcaatcaacatttatattcatgctttcaTAATAACTAGTCTCTATTAACGTGCAGTTGCACGTTATTCCCAAACTATCTCaatcataataaaaatattaaataaatattatttataattatatacatttattttatgagttacaaaaatatttaactttaaattttccattttactcttaataaaatgattatCAACGAATGAAAGAAGGTACATCCatagattaaaagaaaaaatagaaaagaagtagACATGatttttagtttaattattTAATAGTTGGAATTCAATGGataaatttatttagaaaatattCAAGAGATAGATGGATTAGTATGATGAGATAGTATTTTCCAGGTTCGAGACTTGGAATAGATGTAGATAACGTTATATGTAGTCCATTGGTGTATTGTAAATCTAACTTGATAAGTGAATTCCAACAAAAAAACACATACTAACTTAAATAAAGTTTGGCACAGTATCAACGAACAACGGATATCCAAGCAATAGACAAAAGTTCAGAAACCAACTGAAATATAAATTTTGGAATAGAAACTTTCATAATTTTAATGTGAACAGAGATAAGCAGTAGTAGTTACACATAAAGTTTGGCATAatcactttcataaattcagggtcaaagtcatagatggaccccTGAACTTATCCTGATTTTCCATCTTACCCCTCTAACCGAAATATGACTATCCGAACTcccgaacataagataaaatgtgTCATTTGAACCCCTCGTGTCACCAAGCACACGCTTGAAGCTCACTTGTCAGACATGGAAAAATAGACCGTTGACATGGAGCCATGTCATGTTacctcgttttttttttttttttttttttaaatgccacgtcaacaaaaacaattaattttaacaaaaactcaattttaaaatctatttaaataattaaaaaaaaattgaaaaacccaacccatcctctccgatatcCCACCTCGCTGCGGCCACTGCCGCCGCTGCCTCCTCCTCCGCCGCCGcagctttcttttttttaagtttttaatcattaaaaattaattttaacaaaaactttattttaaaatctatttaaataatttaaaaaaattgaaaaacccaacccatcttCTCCGATATCCCGCCACTGCCGCCGCTGCCTCCTCCGCCACCGCCGCCAccgctttcttttttaaaacttttaatcattaaaaattaattttaacaaaaactctattttaaaatctatttaaacaattaaaaaaattgaaaaacccaacccatcctctccgatagcccacttcaccGCCGCCACTGCCGCCTCTGCCGCCGCCTCCTCCGCCGCCACCGccgctttctttttttaaatttttaatcattaaaaattaattttaacaaaaactctatttttaaaatctatttaaataattaaaaaaaaattgaaaacccaacccatcctctccgatagcccacttcaccGCCGCCACGGCCCCCGCCGCCGccgcttcaaaatctatttaaatagcatttttgttaaaattaatttttaatgattaaaaaattttaaaaagaaagcgGCGACGGCGGCGGAGGAGGCGGCAGTGGCGGTggtgaagtgggctatcggagaggatgggttgggtttttcaattttttttaattatttaaatagattttaaaatagagtttttgttaaaattaatttttaatgattaaaaattcaaaaaaaagaaaaaattggtcTCTCACGCTGCGTTTAAAAAGTTGAGCTTCACGCGTGTGCCAGCTGGCACGACGGGGTTCAAATGATAcagtttatcttatgttcggggGTTCAGATGGTCAACGTTTCAACAAAAAGTTAGATTTAAAAACACGATACAAGTCAGTGCggtccatctatgactttggcctaaATTCAGTGGACACCAAAAGTAAGTCTTATAAAATTAGTcacaataaattaaataatattaacACATATAATTTATCTTCACATCATCATAAGTCATAACAGATAAAAACATATAGAATTGTGCAACATGTGCGGTCAGCCAGCCAGCATCTATGACAAGGAAGAGAAGGTAGAAGATAGAAATTTAATCAAAGTTGTATCGACGCCTGATTGTCATTTCAATGAAGATATAATATCTAGGGTATTAGCCGAGCTATTTATTTTCAAGGGAGAGAATGTATCAGTAGTCAATTAGAGTTGTGGTTAATGACTGATTGTAATTTCAACGGAGAGAAAATAGGAGCggataataaaattaaagttgtatttaatgatcttttatttattaaaaaaaagtttccacttagcctttttttcttgggttaaaaaaagtgtccacttattaaATCCAGAAACAATTAATCTTATCTttccagatttgcccctattaagtgttatgtgatcaaatcacaatgtctatttaattaggggtagtttagtcaatttagatttttttttcttggagtgagtagtttcttaaggggtgtgcaaatggctaagtggactcttttctttatccggagggagtataaagtACTTTTACCGTTTCAGAATGTTTATAGGATAATTGATTTCttaagggtataaaagtcgaAAGGAAGCAAGAGAGTACGTTGGTATATATaggatttcaattgaatttgaAGTCCGAGAGTAATAAGATTAGGCCTTATTACATGAGTTAAGTTGTAGTAGGAATAGGATTACTAAAGAATATTCCTAACTTCTAGTAATAATAGGATTAAgttttttatttaccaaaaTAGACAATAGAAATATGATAGAATTAGACTAAAAGGGTATAAAAGCCGTCCGATATTTGacggatattttggtcaaccaatatttatattcatgcttttaaaataactaGTCTTTCGGCATGTGTGTTGCACGTATATATATCAGGTCATGTAATACACATttgtataaaataaaatcaatattcttaaaataaagttgagtaAATAATTATACATGAATGAATAAAGTACAAGTTTATGTAAATGATCAATGTGGATTGTTGTATTCTGACTTATTTGTCGAGATCAAGATGATTGGATATCGTTTGAACCTAGAAAGATGAAGTATCAAAGTTTAATCAGATATATgtgattttttatttgttttgattttgtgATGTAGAAACATGTAATTAAGCGTATGTCACCTAATACTTTCTTATAGACGATATTCCTTGTGTATATTCCTTTCATCCGTTCGTTTAATCACAAGGTGTGTCTTCTTGTCGATATTGATATCccttaattttaaaaatgcaACGTAAAGATGAGCATTATTAGAGAAACAAAACacaatgaaaaaggaaaaaagggtaCCAATATCTTTGGCTTTTAGAACTTCTCCATCTGGTTTAAAACATGCCAATTTTCCTtttgggtataatcttgttgtgaaaTCGTTGAGCAATATGTAGGATCTACAAGACTAAAACTCTAACACAAGATTCAATGCGTAATGTCAACTAATACAACAACATTTATACTTTGTTTGATTGAAGGCAACTGACATTTCACTCCTCTCAATCCCATCccaaaaaaactgaaaattgCGTTTGAATGAATGTGAaagaatatgaatgaatgtgaAAGAATATCCTTCATTTTCAAGCTTGGGAAAGTGAAATTTAGGGGAGAAAGAACTGTTTCTTTAGTAATAGTTCCTTTCTGCTATTATGGTCACCGTCCCACGTTTATGATCACAGTTTTATTAAATGATAAGAGTATAATCTCATATCAAGGTATATGTTTGAGTTATACatataatagaaattaaagGTTGCAAGTTCaggaaaatgataaaaatggtcCTCCTTATTGTTAAAAGAATAACATACATAGTGACATAATACTTGAATTCAAAATAGTCAACGATTAAATTATGATATTAAAAACTATTTAtacctaaaaagaaaaaatgccTTCTGATGTGAATTTTTTCTTAAACAGTGAGTATTAATCTATCGACTTAGCATCCTAACCAGTTAGTGAGTCGCCATAAATGACCAAGTGTTGAACCTAGTGATATATACCATAACATAACAACCCTACTCCAAACTAATAATTCATGGTCCATCAAAGTGACTGCTCTACTGAGTTATGTAtggaagaaaaattaaattacgCAAGAAGTATCAGGCTGAGCACTAATTAATATAAATACAGGCATACAATTGTTGGCACAATATTTTTGTAACGGTAATTGAGATAATGTTATACATGTTCGAGAATTAAATTCAAGCAGCAGAAAGAGTATTAGGAAAATTACTTGTTTGAAACACCAAAAAGACCGACACGCTAAGCCCACTTTCTTAACTGGAATTTAGCCAAATGCTGGCGCTCCAAAAAGTAGCAAGAACTATAGTGACTTGTGCTGACGGGGTGGAACTTAATTCTCTGAAAGAGCACATCCGTTCTGGAAGCGTGGGTTGGAACTGTTTGTGCTTGGCTTTTTAATCAGTAGGCTAATCAGGTTTTTAAAAAGGACATTTACGTAATTTAACTTTTAGGTTGAGGAGTTTgttagatagatagatagatatagatatatatagatagatagatgtAGATTACTACTAATCCTAAAAGGGGTAGCTTAATATaaatggaaaagggtcaaatatacccctgtactatcgaaaaatggtcaaatatacccctcgttatactttgtgTCCAAATATACCTCTCCACCGTTTAAGTTGACAAAGgttaatatttttaatgaagAAAATGCAATGTGTCATGCCACCTCATTGTCCAAATCCAATTTTAACCCTCCCTCCTTCCATGTCATCTTTCACCATTTGCACTTCCCCCTCCACCACTACTACACCACTATACCCATCACCATTTTCACAAACTCGAAAGGTGGAAGAAATCAAAACGCTTCAAatggatttcttgattttctttttaactagaaattttttatttatttacaactatattaaaaaatcaagtttAGATTTACTAAATATACTTTGAAGTCCTCTTATGAGTTAACGTGGATTACATACTTAGCTCTTATGTGTCCGAACGAGTGTATATCGAATTAGGAAGCGAATATTTAATTTTGCTGGATATAGCTGTTTCACCACAATGGAAATGGATTGGGTTTAGCAGCCAGTGATAACGTGCTAATTACGCTAATCTTGTTCCTTAAAAGTATTTTACGAACATTATTGGTAAGTCTCCCATTTTGACGTTCCATTCGCTGCAAGCAATCACCAAATCCCACTTCTACATAAAGGACCTGCATGCATTTATTCTTCTCTTCTTTAGCTCTATTCAACTCACCTTGTTTATTGACTCAGTGATTGCTTCAAATGACTCATCCCAATTAACTATATTTTAACTAATAATTTTTATTCTAAAAGTGGTTTTTCAAGAGTTGTTTGTGAAAATGGTGGTGGGTATAATGGTGTAGTAGTGGTGGAGGGGAGGTGCAAATGGTGAAAGATGACATGGAAGGAGGGAGGGTTAAAATTAGATTTGGACAATAAGGTGGCATGCCACATAGCATTTTcttcattaaaaatattaacCTTGGTCAACTTTAATGGTGATATATGTGCCTAAAAGATAATGCTTGTAGAAAAGATATTCGAACCCAAAGATAAATAAtgatatatttgaccctttttgaTAGTacggggtatatttggcccttttccgtaataTAAATCCTTGGTGAAAAGACTTTTTAATTAGAACCCCCAAAAGTAGGGGTgtcaaatttgacccaaaaggTGATGGCCCGCCCAACCCGcccaaaattttatgggttgggCTCAAGATAATTTCATAAACCCAACATATCATTTTAAAGTGATCTCAAAGGTTACaatttaaatttcatttttaagatttacttaaatttggatttatTGCTTtagatttactttttttttttttttttatgtatacactTGATCATGTATCTTATAAGTTTGCAGTATGTTTaatatgaaggaaaatatttttcacgaaaatATGTTTaatatgaagggaaatattttttaccaaaaatgtgtttttcttgaaaatatttaccacggaaaatgttttcctcaaaaatatttttcacaaaaaatccGCGAAAATATTTTTCGCGAAAAACGAGAAAATAGATCATTTGGCCCTTTTGACCCAACCCGTAATAAAATCCTTGGTGAAAAGACTTTTTAATTAGACACCCCTACCCAAAAGTTTGGTTAGCCGATGGGTAATTTCTCTTGGGAGCCTTAACCCTTTATGTCGCTCTTGAGTATTCGCATGTCGTAGGAGTCTGAGCTCATTCCTTCACTTTCTCCTCTCTTGAAAGATGATAGGTCTAAGACTGATAAGAAGAATGGTGTGTCGGTGCAATATATTATGGTCAAGGGCTCTCAGTTCCAGCAACCCAAGGTGTCCACCACTTGTTTCACTTGACATCCCAGATGAATGGTCTTCCAATTTCACCCATTCTCACTCTCCTCCTCCTACCAGTAAGCCCCCTcaccctttatttttcttgactGAAGATATTGCTTCAATTGTTTACTTATTTTGCCTAATGGGGCTCTTTTTGATTGTGTACTTGCTATAGTCTTGGGTTATAAACTAGGCAAAATTTCCTGGAAAAGTTTTGGCCTTTTggttgtgtttggtatggaggaaagcATTTTCGTTTGGTTTGGTCAAAATGTTCTGGAAAACGTTTTCTCTAGCTTCtttaaaaggaaaacaagttacaTTCCAAGTTTATTGTCCCCTCCCTACCCACCCAACGCCCCCATTCCGCACCCCTATAGTGTTTTGCTGGATTACATTTTATAATGCTCTTGAGATAATAGTTTTTAGCTTactaaccaaacactagaaaataagtaagaaacccaagaaaatattttccatgaaaaacattttccttcttaccaaacacaccctttttcttacttttttggGCCTGTTTGAGATTGTTCTACGGTTGAGTATCTGACTAAGAGAAAGGGTGGAAAACTCTCTTCTAGAAGAACTGCCTAATCAGAATTACTTTAGCCATCATTCTTAGGTTACTGATAGTAATCATGACACCAAGCTAGCCTGGTGCGGAATTCATTGAGTTTTGCACTTGGTGTAGCTTCTCCGTGTCAGTACTGTAGCAACTCTTGTGTTTTTCCTTGATAAAATGCTGAATTCGGTATTTTCTGAGTAAAGATCATTTCCTGGCAATCATATATTTTGTCTTTTGTCATAACAAGAACTTCTGACCCGAACAGAGCGGAATCCATATAGCCGACCCCGAGATGTTTGGAATTGAGGCACATTTAATTGATTGATTATATTGTCATTTCAATTTTCAAGTACCGGCAAAGATAGCTTATATTGTTTGAAAGATCCTTGACCTGTTTTAGTTCCATACCTAAAATTGTGCTGCTGAAAAGCAATTAGCAGATTAATACCATGCATCGTTAATTTCACCTGTTCATAGTTATCCTATATAACTGCTCATAATATCTTATGACTGAAATGGTCATTGAAGTAACCATTAGGTGACCCATTTTGTTTCTCTCTAACCTCCATCACATGTAACAGCTAGTAGCAAGAACCTTTCAGCCATTAAAAAGCTAAAATTGATTAGCTAGTGCAGCATCTTTTCCATTTCCTTTGTCAAACTGGAATCAAGATGTTAGGTATTTAGTGGATTTCTGCTTGGTAGAAGTATTTTCTCAACATTATACCTATAATTATCTTACTGAATTGTTCTGTTTTCTTGATAAGCTGTACTTGTATGCTTTGCCTCATAGCTCACATGAAGATGTGACTGCGTTTTGTGGTAATGAGAAAACGCCAGGGAGCCTGCTGTATGAGTATTAATCATTTAACTGTCATGACTCTTCAATCTTCCAATGTTGGATAGTTTTTCTAGTCAAGTGCATGCTTAAATTAGAGCAGTCATGTATGCTATTTTCCACACTTAAAGATAAAAAAGAGAAaccaaaaaaagggaaaagcaAATCAGCATTGAATTGtcatgcaaaaagaaaaaaaaaggttttgtcTCGTGGCTGTCTGTGGTTGTGGTCAACATGTAGAGAAATGATCATTGCGAATTAGTTTCTCAGAGGTAACACAAAATTAGCTTCacctttttcaatttttgccATAATATAAGTATCCTTTGTGAACCCTAAGACGCTCTCCTCTCTGTTTCCCTTGACACAATCTGAGAAACACATGCAAAAGAGTAAGAAGAGAAGGGGCAAAAAAATGTCAGATTTAGAATATTACTCTGTTTCCTACCTAAAATTTGCAAATGAAACactaacaaagaaaagaaaatattgatGGAAACGAGAGtgaacattttctttttctgatttaTTGGGGAAGTTTATGCTAGTACTGGGCTGTTCTCATGGGGTAAATCAAACTCTGAAAGCAGGGGTTTAAAGGTATTGGGCCTCTAGTTGCTATTGTTGAGACCAAAGTTAACGGGGAATCCAAATTTTAAAGAAGCATTTGGGTAAAAGAACTCTATTGTATTCTAAAGAGCATTTCATTAGGACTCTTCACATCATAATGTCAAACTAACATTTCAAATGTGACGCTTCCAATCTGACCTTAGCAGCCTCACAAAGTAAATTCTTGTTGAATTTTGGGGAGCGAAAATTTTTCATGCTATACAACCTTGGTTGTTCTGTAACTGTAATATTGCACATTCTTGCTTTTTAGTGATCCTTATACTGCCTTTATCTATTCTTTGCAATCTCGGTTTTTCAAGTTCCCTATGATGGAACCAAaagagaatcaaagaaaagttCTGCTTCTAGTTAATTTATTTTCAGCAGCCAACAATAAGAGTGCTAGAATAATTGATGGGAGGTCTGCTGCCGAGGAAATTAAATCAAGCATAGCAATAGAAGTTAGCAAAATGAAGGAGTCAATAGGAAAGGTCCCTGGTTTGGCTGTAATATTGGTGGGCCAAAGGCGAGACTCTCTTGCCTATGTCCGTAACAAAACAATGGCTTGCCACGAGGTTGGGATCAGATTTTCAATTGCTGAACTCCCTGAGAGCTGTACAGAAGAGGACGTCTGTGATGCATTGTCAAATTATAACAAGGATGCATCAATTCATGGTATTCTTGTGCAGCTTCCTTTGCCACAGGTAAATCTTCAACTAAGTAGTATGGGCTTATTCATTTTATGTGAAAGGTATAAGGAAGTAGATGTTAACAATGGTTGAATATACAGCTCATCTCAGTGAAGCTcaaatgaaagttgaaattcAGAATATTAAATCTAGGGGAGATATCAATTGAATTTCTGTAATCACAGTCTATATATGGCATAGTCACTATGCTGTGCCACCaacaaacccccccccccccccccctccccaaacacacacacacacacaaccaaGTGTGTTATATATTTTCTGTTGCTAACAGAAGTCATTGGAACAGCATTTTGACGAGGGGAAGATTTTGAATGTACTAAGCTTAGAAAAAGACGTGGATGGATTTCATCCACTAAACATTGGGAACTTGGCCATCCAGGGTAGAGAGCCATTGTTCATCCCGTGCACTCCTAAAGGCTGCATCGAGTTATTGCTCAGGTCTGATGTTGAAATAGTTGGGAAGAGAGCTGTAGTGATTGGGAGGAGCAACATCGTTGGACTGCCTACATTTTTATTGTTGCAGGTGATAAGTCTGTCATATATATCTGTCGCTTTGTTGCACTCTTGTAAATCCAGTTCTTGAGAAATATGTGATGCCACCTTAAGGGGTCATTTGTATGCCATTAGCACATTCATACATTTTTTGTTCAAAAATATG
Coding sequences within it:
- the LOC132056827 gene encoding bifunctional protein FolD 1, mitochondrial-like isoform X2 — translated: MIGLRLIRRMVCRCNILWSRALSSSNPRCPPLVSLDIPDEWSSNFTHSHSPPPTTANNKSARIIDGRSAAEEIKSSIAIEVSKMKESIGKVPGLAVILVGQRRDSLAYVRNKTMACHEVGIRFSIAELPESCTEEDVCDALSNYNKDASIHGILVQLPLPQHFDEGKILNVLSLEKDVDGFHPLNIGNLAIQGREPLFIPCTPKGCIELLLRSDVEIVGKRAVVIGRSNIVGLPTFLLLQRHHATLSIVHAYSDNPEIIAREADILIAAAGVPNLVRGSWIKPGAVVLDVGINPIEDPESEQGYRLIGDVCFEEAVRIASAITPVPGGVGPMTVAMLLLNTLEAAKRALRFT
- the LOC132056827 gene encoding bifunctional protein FolD 1, mitochondrial-like isoform X1; the encoded protein is MIGLRLIRRMVCRCNILWSRALSSSNPRCPPLVSLDIPDEWSSNFTHSHSPPPTINLFSAANNKSARIIDGRSAAEEIKSSIAIEVSKMKESIGKVPGLAVILVGQRRDSLAYVRNKTMACHEVGIRFSIAELPESCTEEDVCDALSNYNKDASIHGILVQLPLPQHFDEGKILNVLSLEKDVDGFHPLNIGNLAIQGREPLFIPCTPKGCIELLLRSDVEIVGKRAVVIGRSNIVGLPTFLLLQRHHATLSIVHAYSDNPEIIAREADILIAAAGVPNLVRGSWIKPGAVVLDVGINPIEDPESEQGYRLIGDVCFEEAVRIASAITPVPGGVGPMTVAMLLLNTLEAAKRALRFT
- the LOC132056827 gene encoding bifunctional protein FolD 1, mitochondrial-like isoform X3, which translates into the protein MIGLRLIRRMVCRCNILWSRALSSSNPRCPPLVSLDIPDEWSSNFTHSHSPPPTTNNKSARIIDGRSAAEEIKSSIAIEVSKMKESIGKVPGLAVILVGQRRDSLAYVRNKTMACHEVGIRFSIAELPESCTEEDVCDALSNYNKDASIHGILVQLPLPQHFDEGKILNVLSLEKDVDGFHPLNIGNLAIQGREPLFIPCTPKGCIELLLRSDVEIVGKRAVVIGRSNIVGLPTFLLLQRHHATLSIVHAYSDNPEIIAREADILIAAAGVPNLVRGSWIKPGAVVLDVGINPIEDPESEQGYRLIGDVCFEEAVRIASAITPVPGGVGPMTVAMLLLNTLEAAKRALRFT
- the LOC132056827 gene encoding bifunctional protein FolD 1, mitochondrial-like isoform X4, translating into MNGLPISPILTLLLLPFPMMEPKENQRKVLLLVNLFSAANNKSARIIDGRSAAEEIKSSIAIEVSKMKESIGKVPGLAVILVGQRRDSLAYVRNKTMACHEVGIRFSIAELPESCTEEDVCDALSNYNKDASIHGILVQLPLPQHFDEGKILNVLSLEKDVDGFHPLNIGNLAIQGREPLFIPCTPKGCIELLLRSDVEIVGKRAVVIGRSNIVGLPTFLLLQRHHATLSIVHAYSDNPEIIAREADILIAAAGVPNLVRGSWIKPGAVVLDVGINPIEDPESEQGYRLIGDVCFEEAVRIASAITPVPGGVGPMTVAMLLLNTLEAAKRALRFT